A single genomic interval of Oceanithermus profundus DSM 14977 harbors:
- a CDS encoding response regulator transcription factor: MPERVLVVDDDPNLLRLVEANLRARGYAVDTAASGEAALERLRMAGYACVLLDLMLPGVDGMTVIREARGFCDVPIVVMSALGEEERKVEALDLGADDYLVKPFGVAELLARVRAAIRRYGVLGPAEGLRAGVLELDPGGGYALVAGRRVRLTPMEYALLRQFVLARGRTLTHEELLDAVWGRGAGEDHYLHVYVGRLRRKLGPSVAIESLPGVGYRLDV; the protein is encoded by the coding sequence ATGCCTGAACGGGTGCTCGTGGTGGACGACGACCCCAACCTGCTGCGCCTGGTGGAGGCCAACCTGCGGGCCCGCGGCTACGCGGTGGACACGGCCGCGAGCGGGGAGGCGGCGCTCGAGCGGCTGCGCATGGCCGGCTACGCCTGCGTGCTGCTCGATCTGATGCTTCCGGGCGTGGACGGGATGACCGTGATCCGCGAGGCGCGGGGTTTCTGCGACGTGCCCATCGTGGTCATGAGCGCACTCGGCGAAGAGGAGCGCAAGGTCGAGGCTCTCGACCTCGGGGCCGACGACTACCTGGTCAAGCCCTTCGGCGTGGCCGAACTGCTGGCGCGGGTGCGCGCGGCGATCCGGCGCTACGGGGTTCTGGGGCCTGCGGAGGGGTTGCGGGCGGGGGTGCTCGAGCTCGACCCCGGCGGCGGCTACGCCCTCGTCGCGGGCCGGCGGGTGCGGCTCACCCCCATGGAGTACGCGCTCTTGCGTCAGTTCGTGCTCGCCCGCGGACGGACGCTCACCCACGAGGAGCTGCTCGACGCGGTCTGGGGGCGCGGCGCCGGCGAGGACCACTACCTGCACGTCTACGTGGGCCGCCTGCGGCGCAAGCTGGGCCCCTCCGTGGCCATCGAGAGCCTTCCCGGCGTCGGGTACCGCCTCGACGTTTAG
- a CDS encoding pseudouridine-5'-phosphate glycosidase, translated as MHVSDEVRSALRSRAPVVALESTVITHGLPVPVNLETARRLEAAVREEGAVPATIGILEGEVRVGLGADELEALATRNAVEKASLWNLAAVVARRRWAGTTVATTAHLAARAGIRVFATGGIGGVHPVPFDESSDLMGLSRTPVAVVSSGPKSILDLGATLERLESYGVGVVGYKTKHLPAFHSPDSPFELPATVWSEAEAAAAWRAARALGLESATLVFNPVSEGIPYRQVMAWVDQANEEARAAGIGGKDLTPYLLRRLGELSRGRTDEVNLRLLEENARLAARIARQLTDPA; from the coding sequence ATGCACGTCAGCGATGAAGTCCGCTCCGCCCTGCGCTCCCGCGCCCCCGTGGTCGCCCTGGAGTCCACCGTCATCACCCACGGCCTTCCCGTTCCCGTCAACCTCGAGACCGCCCGCCGGCTCGAGGCCGCCGTGCGCGAGGAGGGCGCCGTCCCCGCCACGATTGGCATCCTCGAGGGCGAGGTGCGGGTGGGCCTGGGCGCAGACGAGCTCGAAGCCCTGGCCACCCGCAACGCGGTCGAGAAGGCGAGCCTGTGGAACCTGGCGGCCGTCGTCGCCCGCCGGCGGTGGGCGGGCACGACCGTGGCCACCACCGCGCACCTGGCCGCCCGGGCGGGAATCCGCGTCTTCGCCACCGGCGGCATCGGCGGCGTGCACCCCGTCCCCTTCGACGAATCGAGCGATCTGATGGGGCTTTCGCGCACGCCGGTGGCGGTGGTCTCGTCGGGCCCCAAGAGCATCCTCGACCTGGGGGCCACCCTCGAGCGGCTGGAGAGCTACGGCGTGGGCGTCGTCGGCTACAAGACGAAGCACCTGCCCGCCTTCCACTCGCCCGACTCGCCCTTCGAGCTGCCGGCCACCGTCTGGAGCGAGGCCGAGGCCGCCGCAGCCTGGCGCGCCGCCCGGGCGTTGGGGCTCGAGTCGGCGACGCTGGTCTTCAACCCCGTGAGCGAGGGGATCCCCTACCGTCAGGTCATGGCCTGGGTGGACCAAGCGAACGAGGAGGCCCGGGCCGCGGGGATCGGCGGCAAGGACCTGACCCCCTACCTGCTCCGCCGCCTCGGCGAGCTCTCCCGGGGGCGCACCGACGAGGTGAACCTGCGCCTGCTCGAAGAGAACGCGCGCCTCGCGGCGCGCATCGCCCGGCAGCTGACCGACCCCGCCTGA
- a CDS encoding LOG family protein yields the protein MGVPVVAVFGSSRTAPGTAAWAQAEAWGRLVAGHGFAAATGGYGGSMEAVSRGAKAAGGLVIGVTAPDLFKSRSGANAHVDLELPAPTLTGRIERILEVSRAALALPGGLGTLTEILVAWNLAYIQRLQGEPPFPIGVDAAWRPLLRPHLELSARELDLLTFLEGPGDVAAFLARLHPAE from the coding sequence GTGGGCGTTCCCGTCGTCGCCGTCTTCGGCTCCTCGCGCACCGCGCCCGGCACCGCGGCCTGGGCGCAGGCGGAAGCATGGGGCCGGCTCGTGGCCGGGCACGGCTTCGCTGCGGCCACCGGCGGCTACGGCGGCAGCATGGAGGCCGTGAGCCGCGGGGCCAAGGCCGCGGGCGGGCTGGTGATCGGGGTGACCGCGCCCGACCTGTTCAAGTCGCGCAGCGGGGCCAACGCCCACGTGGACCTCGAGCTGCCCGCGCCCACCCTGACCGGCCGCATCGAACGCATCCTCGAGGTCAGCCGCGCCGCCCTCGCCCTGCCGGGCGGGCTCGGCACCTTGACCGAGATCCTGGTCGCCTGGAACCTCGCCTACATCCAGCGGCTCCAGGGCGAACCCCCCTTCCCCATCGGGGTGGACGCGGCCTGGCGGCCGCTGCTGCGCCCGCACCTGGAGCTCTCCGCGCGCGAGCTCGACCTCCTCACCTTCCTCGAGGGCCCCGGCGACGTCGCCGCCTTCCTCGCGCGGCTACATCCGGCCGAGTAG
- a CDS encoding XTP/dITP diphosphatase yields MQVVIATSNPGKYRELARGLEPLGWELRPLPDFGVELPEETGTTFEDNALMKAATVAQKTRLPALADDSGLVVDALGGEPGIYSARYGGRTNDRDRNVYLLERLRGVPPEQRTARFVAVLALAYPDGHVESYRGEVEGVILEAPRGEGGFGYDPLFYLPELERTFAEMAPEEKARHSHRARALAKLLEAWKDGPPPREIWPLE; encoded by the coding sequence ATGCAGGTCGTGATCGCCACCTCCAACCCCGGCAAGTACCGCGAGCTGGCTCGGGGTCTGGAACCGCTGGGCTGGGAGCTGCGCCCGCTGCCCGACTTCGGCGTGGAGCTGCCCGAGGAGACGGGCACCACCTTCGAGGACAACGCGCTCATGAAGGCGGCCACGGTGGCGCAGAAGACGCGGCTGCCGGCCCTGGCCGACGACTCGGGCCTGGTCGTGGACGCGCTGGGCGGCGAGCCGGGAATCTATTCGGCGCGCTACGGCGGCCGCACCAACGACCGCGACCGCAACGTCTACCTGCTCGAGCGCCTGCGCGGGGTGCCTCCCGAGCAGCGCACCGCCCGCTTCGTCGCGGTGCTGGCGCTCGCCTACCCCGACGGCCACGTGGAGAGCTACCGCGGCGAGGTCGAGGGCGTGATCCTCGAGGCCCCGCGCGGCGAGGGCGGCTTCGGCTACGACCCGCTCTTCTACCTGCCCGAGCTGGAGCGCACCTTCGCCGAGATGGCCCCCGAGGAGAAGGCGCGGCACTCCCACCGCGCCCGGGCCCTCGCGAAGCTGCTCGAAGCCTGGAAGGACGGCCCGCCCCCGCGGGAAATCTGGCCCCTGGAGTAA
- a CDS encoding MFS transporter, with protein sequence MRVPRSVAVLGLVSFFMDVASEMVYPLLPFFLTVVLGAGKETVGLIEGLAEGTASLLKVVGGRLSDRLGVRKPFLIAGYGLPALVRPLLALAAHPWQVLGFRLLDRTGKGLRTAPRDALIADVSQEADYGKAYGLHRALDTLGAAIGPLLAFALLPLLGYRGVFWLSLLPAAAAAGVVVFFVRERRVPPAREPLLAAVRNPPYLRFLLASAVFTLGYVSVAFLLLRLGELGLSPRQTTLAYAGYNLLYAALAYPMGTLADRLGPRRATALAMGAYAAVFAGWSLAPGAAAGLALFAAYAAFIALFEPARRAYLAQVAPERERAGAIGLFHTVEGVLLFPASAVFGWLWQVHGHVAAFGLAAGLALLGAALLLRPPR encoded by the coding sequence GTGCGGGTGCCCCGTTCGGTCGCCGTTCTCGGGCTCGTCAGCTTCTTCATGGACGTCGCCTCCGAAATGGTCTACCCGCTCCTCCCCTTCTTCCTCACCGTGGTGCTGGGCGCGGGCAAGGAGACCGTGGGCCTCATCGAAGGCCTGGCCGAGGGCACGGCCAGCCTGCTCAAGGTGGTGGGCGGCCGCCTCTCCGACCGCCTGGGGGTGCGCAAACCCTTCCTGATCGCCGGCTACGGCCTGCCGGCGCTGGTGCGGCCGCTGCTGGCCCTGGCCGCGCACCCCTGGCAGGTGCTGGGCTTCCGCCTGCTCGACCGCACCGGAAAGGGGCTGCGCACCGCCCCGCGCGACGCCTTGATCGCCGACGTCAGCCAGGAGGCCGACTACGGCAAGGCCTACGGGCTGCACCGCGCCCTCGACACGCTGGGGGCGGCGATCGGACCGCTGCTCGCCTTCGCCCTGCTGCCGCTGCTCGGCTACCGCGGCGTCTTCTGGCTCTCGCTCCTCCCCGCGGCCGCGGCCGCGGGCGTCGTCGTCTTCTTCGTGCGCGAGCGCCGCGTTCCGCCGGCCCGCGAACCGCTGCTGGCGGCGGTGCGAAACCCGCCCTACCTGCGCTTCCTGCTGGCTTCGGCCGTCTTCACCCTGGGCTACGTCTCCGTCGCCTTCCTGCTGTTGCGCCTGGGGGAGCTGGGCCTCTCGCCGCGGCAGACGACGCTCGCCTACGCCGGGTACAACCTGCTCTACGCGGCGCTCGCCTACCCGATGGGCACCCTCGCCGACCGGCTGGGCCCCCGCCGCGCCACCGCGCTGGCCATGGGAGCGTACGCCGCCGTCTTCGCGGGCTGGAGCCTGGCCCCGGGGGCGGCGGCGGGGCTGGCCCTCTTCGCGGCGTACGCGGCCTTCATCGCGCTCTTCGAGCCCGCGCGCCGGGCCTACCTCGCGCAGGTCGCGCCCGAGCGCGAGCGCGCGGGGGCGATCGGGCTCTTCCACACCGTGGAAGGGGTGCTGCTCTTCCCCGCCAGCGCCGTCTTCGGCTGGCTCTGGCAGGTGCACGGCCACGTCGCCGCCTTCGGGCTGGCGGCGGGGCTGGCGCTGCTGGGCGCGGCGCTGCTGCTCCGGCCGCCGCGGTAG
- a CDS encoding sensor histidine kinase: MRRAPWLARLEGRFTLAAAAAGLLPLVLVGAVAWYGLSRSYLGLAGARIESEAARLQGSLDGRLEAIVGVLGEALDASAGGPWPLRFAAARLPEAVTLQVRDAGGVRALWSRFEVDPAPLAPLARAGVPETWGAVRRDDWGEPRLTLGLARPSGRFLEAVLRAPVLWDALVELRDPELHAYLTDGSGRILASSDRVEVLRGERAPREVRHGVTGRVFRYRDDRGAWRLAVARDVDRLGGRLVVEAPVRGLLAPLSVPLWTLLAALLLAMTASYVPGWRLARSVTRPLDELARGARELERGRLERPLAESGPPEARAAVRAFNRMAAELEQGRLELEDYARNLEDRVAERTEALRLALERALEADRAKTRFLASVSHELRTPLASIKGFASTLLAPDVAWKPEEAAEFLRIIESEADRMHYLVNDLLDLARGERGAFAVRPAPHDAVRLLRELEPRLRRLARGRRFRVRLPTGPLCVRLDAERIRSVLVNLVENAVKYGPADGEVAVELDELPEAVRFRVSDAGPGVPEGLEERVFEPFFRADDATRGSGLGLAIARTIVEAHGGAIGLTREGGRTVAWFTLPKGGCEDA; the protein is encoded by the coding sequence GTGAGGCGGGCGCCCTGGCTCGCGCGGCTCGAGGGGCGGTTCACGCTGGCCGCCGCCGCGGCGGGGCTGCTGCCGCTGGTGCTGGTGGGCGCGGTGGCCTGGTACGGCCTCAGCCGCAGCTACCTGGGGCTGGCGGGGGCGCGGATCGAGAGCGAGGCGGCGCGGTTGCAGGGCAGCCTCGACGGCCGCCTGGAAGCGATCGTGGGCGTGCTGGGCGAGGCGCTGGACGCCTCCGCGGGCGGGCCGTGGCCTTTGCGCTTCGCCGCGGCGCGGCTGCCCGAGGCGGTGACCCTGCAGGTGCGCGACGCTGGGGGCGTGCGGGCGCTCTGGTCGCGGTTCGAAGTGGACCCCGCCCCGCTCGCCCCGCTGGCCCGCGCCGGGGTGCCGGAGACCTGGGGGGCGGTGCGCCGCGACGACTGGGGCGAGCCCCGGCTGACCCTGGGCCTCGCGCGGCCGAGCGGGCGCTTCCTGGAGGCCGTGCTGCGCGCGCCGGTGCTCTGGGACGCGCTCGTGGAGCTGCGCGACCCGGAGCTGCACGCCTACCTGACCGACGGCTCCGGGCGCATCCTCGCCAGCTCCGACCGCGTCGAGGTGCTGCGCGGGGAGCGGGCTCCGCGGGAGGTGCGGCACGGCGTGACCGGGCGGGTCTTCCGTTACCGCGACGACCGCGGCGCCTGGCGGCTGGCGGTCGCGCGCGACGTGGACCGTCTCGGCGGGCGGCTCGTGGTGGAGGCCCCGGTGCGGGGGCTGCTGGCCCCGCTCTCGGTTCCGCTGTGGACGCTGCTCGCGGCGCTGCTGCTGGCGATGACGGCCAGCTACGTTCCCGGCTGGCGGCTGGCGCGTTCGGTGACCCGGCCGCTCGACGAGCTGGCGCGGGGCGCGCGCGAGCTCGAGCGCGGCCGGCTGGAGCGGCCCCTGGCCGAGTCGGGTCCGCCGGAGGCGCGGGCCGCGGTGCGCGCCTTCAACCGTATGGCCGCCGAGCTCGAGCAGGGCCGCCTCGAGCTCGAGGACTACGCCCGGAACCTGGAAGACCGCGTCGCCGAGCGCACCGAGGCGTTGCGCCTGGCGCTCGAACGGGCGCTGGAGGCCGACCGCGCCAAGACGCGCTTCCTCGCTTCGGTCTCCCACGAGCTGCGCACCCCGCTGGCGAGCATCAAAGGGTTCGCCAGCACCCTGCTGGCTCCCGACGTGGCCTGGAAGCCCGAAGAGGCCGCGGAGTTCCTGCGCATCATCGAGAGCGAGGCCGACCGCATGCACTACCTCGTCAACGACCTGCTCGACCTGGCCCGCGGCGAGCGGGGCGCCTTCGCGGTCAGGCCCGCGCCCCACGACGCGGTGCGGCTGCTGCGCGAGCTCGAGCCGCGGCTGCGGCGCCTGGCGCGCGGCCGCCGCTTCCGCGTGCGCCTGCCTACGGGCCCCCTCTGCGTGCGCCTGGACGCCGAGCGGATCCGCAGCGTCCTCGTCAACCTGGTGGAGAACGCCGTCAAGTACGGCCCCGCGGACGGCGAGGTGGCGGTGGAACTGGACGAGCTCCCCGAGGCCGTGCGCTTTCGCGTGAGCGACGCCGGGCCGGGGGTCCCCGAGGGGCTGGAAGAGCGCGTCTTCGAGCCGTTCTTCCGGGCCGACGACGCCACCCGCGGCTCCGGCCTGGGGCTGGCCATCGCCCGCACCATCGTCGAAGCCCACGGGGGCGCGATCGGGCTGACCCGCGAGGGCGGGCGAACCGTCGCCTGGTTTACCCTGCCCAAAGGAGGGTGCGAGGATGCCTGA
- a CDS encoding c-type cytochrome — MRKAYLSLLALAVLALGVVAAGGFPWPSQNFPKEVPDPPASYPPGELGEMVKLGEAIVMNTNTHPLTKDYVGNDLQCKSCHLQGGKGKNRYATFVGVATSYPAYSPREKAVVSLEDRILNCFMRSMNGTRPPVSSKASIAMAAYITWLSTGLPVDQNPNKPVGAYNTPWPDPAIVKLVKAGRVDAGRGKQVYEAQCAACHGADGQGVGAFPPVWGDRSYNAGAGMANVIKGASWVKYNMPLGNAHLSDQDAVDVMAYVNSHPRPSFKLTDHLAPAGEAGVYNSNVPQQIIEAPTWPPKKK, encoded by the coding sequence ATGAGAAAAGCGTACCTGAGTTTGCTGGCGCTGGCCGTCCTGGCCTTGGGCGTCGTCGCGGCCGGCGGTTTCCCCTGGCCCAGCCAGAACTTCCCGAAGGAAGTCCCCGATCCGCCCGCTTCGTACCCGCCCGGTGAGCTGGGCGAGATGGTCAAGCTGGGCGAGGCCATCGTCATGAACACCAACACCCACCCGCTCACCAAGGACTACGTGGGCAACGACCTGCAGTGCAAGAGCTGCCACCTGCAGGGCGGCAAGGGCAAGAACCGCTACGCCACCTTCGTGGGGGTGGCCACCTCCTACCCCGCCTACAGCCCCCGCGAGAAGGCCGTGGTCAGCCTCGAGGACCGTATCCTCAACTGCTTCATGCGTTCGATGAACGGCACCCGTCCGCCGGTGAGCTCCAAGGCCTCGATCGCCATGGCCGCCTACATCACCTGGCTCTCGACGGGGCTGCCCGTGGACCAAAACCCCAACAAGCCCGTCGGGGCCTACAACACCCCCTGGCCCGACCCCGCGATCGTCAAGCTCGTCAAGGCCGGCCGCGTGGACGCAGGCCGCGGCAAGCAGGTCTACGAGGCCCAGTGCGCCGCCTGCCACGGCGCGGACGGCCAGGGCGTGGGCGCCTTCCCGCCGGTCTGGGGCGACCGCTCCTACAACGCCGGCGCGGGCATGGCCAACGTGATCAAGGGTGCGAGCTGGGTCAAGTACAACATGCCCCTGGGCAACGCCCACCTGAGCGACCAGGACGCGGTGGACGTGATGGCCTACGTCAACAGCCACCCGCGGCCCAGCTTCAAGCTGACCGACCACCTGGCCCCGGCCGGTGAAGCGGGCGTTTACAACAGCAACGTGCCGCAGCAGATCATCGAAGCCCCCACCTGGCCGCCCAAGAAGAAGTAG
- the rph gene encoding ribonuclease PH, which yields MNRPDGRSPTGRRPLKITPRYLDYAEGSALVELGRTRVLVAVSLTPGVPRHMQGKRSGWLMAEYNLLPRSTESRTQRERFKLGGRTQEVQRFLGRAFRAAVDLDLLPNQTIVVDADVIQADGGTRVAAILGGYAALVQAFDALVRAGRLDDWPLTEFAAISLGWAGGDEVLVDLDAREDDRVHADLTVVGTAEGELIEIHGGGEGRPVPRAIYDRMVDEGLRQIPGLVAEVHKQLAEGVS from the coding sequence ATGAATCGACCCGACGGCCGCAGCCCCACCGGGCGCCGCCCCCTCAAGATCACCCCCCGCTACCTCGACTACGCCGAGGGGTCGGCCCTCGTCGAACTGGGGCGCACGCGCGTCCTCGTGGCCGTGAGCCTCACCCCTGGCGTCCCCCGGCACATGCAGGGCAAGCGCAGCGGCTGGTTGATGGCCGAGTACAACCTGCTGCCTCGCAGCACCGAGAGCCGAACCCAGCGCGAGCGCTTCAAGCTGGGTGGCCGCACCCAGGAGGTGCAGCGCTTTCTGGGCCGCGCCTTCCGCGCGGCGGTGGACCTGGACCTGCTGCCGAACCAGACGATCGTCGTCGACGCCGACGTGATCCAGGCCGACGGCGGCACCCGGGTGGCCGCCATCCTGGGCGGCTACGCCGCACTGGTGCAGGCCTTCGACGCGCTGGTGCGTGCGGGCCGGCTCGACGACTGGCCGCTCACCGAGTTCGCTGCGATCAGCCTCGGCTGGGCCGGCGGCGACGAGGTCCTCGTCGACCTGGACGCCCGCGAGGACGACCGCGTGCACGCCGACCTGACCGTGGTGGGCACGGCCGAGGGCGAGCTGATCGAGATCCACGGCGGCGGCGAGGGCCGGCCGGTGCCGCGGGCGATCTACGACCGCATGGTGGACGAAGGCCTGCGGCAGATTCCTGGACTCGTCGCCGAGGTGCACAAGCAGCTGGCGGAAGGGGTATCGTAG
- a CDS encoding ABC transporter substrate-binding protein, with protein sequence MKTRTAWTAWLLLLLLLGGCSKAPAEREVRVVVSGPGRLARAQAFAERLRSYGLDGVRVRVCDAGGEAARLADCLGGSVALYVTVGGVETRTAVEGGGDAPVLYVGLAASLDWGFVERLSRPGGRVTGVDNNYAELSGKRLQLLQLALPEVRRVLVLYQPGVVPTARGLASVRAAAEGLGLELAYRPVRAVGDLAGLSAQVAETGADAVLLLPSYVLENHLDDVLARTNAAGVPLVGLDAAQVRAGAFLAYGASGAAMGRQAARMARQLLLGYPVAEMPVERPQQMTLTIHRGVARRLGLEPDPRALDLADEVLP encoded by the coding sequence ATGAAGACGCGTACGGCGTGGACCGCCTGGCTGCTCCTGCTCCTCCTCCTGGGGGGCTGCAGCAAGGCGCCCGCGGAGCGCGAGGTGCGCGTCGTGGTGTCCGGCCCCGGCCGGCTGGCGCGCGCCCAGGCCTTCGCGGAGCGGCTGCGGAGCTACGGGCTCGACGGCGTGCGCGTGCGGGTCTGCGACGCCGGGGGCGAGGCGGCGCGCCTCGCCGACTGCCTGGGCGGCTCCGTGGCCCTCTACGTCACCGTCGGCGGGGTGGAGACCCGCACCGCGGTGGAGGGCGGCGGCGACGCGCCGGTGCTCTACGTCGGCCTCGCCGCCTCGCTGGACTGGGGTTTCGTCGAGCGGCTCAGCCGGCCCGGCGGCCGGGTCACCGGGGTGGACAACAACTACGCCGAGCTCTCGGGCAAGCGCCTGCAGCTCCTGCAGCTTGCGCTGCCCGAGGTGCGGCGGGTGCTGGTGCTCTACCAGCCCGGGGTGGTGCCCACCGCACGCGGCCTCGCCTCGGTGCGCGCGGCCGCGGAGGGGTTGGGGCTCGAGCTGGCCTACCGTCCGGTGCGCGCGGTCGGCGACCTCGCGGGCCTGAGCGCGCAGGTCGCGGAAACGGGCGCCGACGCGGTGCTGCTCTTGCCCAGCTACGTGCTGGAGAACCACCTGGATGACGTGCTCGCCCGCACCAACGCCGCCGGCGTTCCGCTGGTGGGGCTCGACGCCGCCCAGGTGCGCGCGGGGGCGTTCCTTGCCTACGGCGCGAGCGGCGCGGCCATGGGGCGGCAGGCGGCGCGGATGGCGCGCCAGCTGCTCCTGGGCTACCCGGTCGCCGAGATGCCGGTCGAGCGTCCGCAGCAGATGACCCTGACGATCCACCGGGGCGTGGCCCGGCGGCTGGGCCTCGAGCCGGATCCGCGCGCGCTCGACCTCGCCGACGAGGTGCTGCCGTGA
- a CDS encoding RodZ domain-containing protein → MCEIGGMLRVAREESGRSIRDWARELGIKSDYLRALEECRFEDLPEAVLAKGHLRRYAEALGLDPEPLLAQYPVRPTFTPDDVITPERRRGRPWLWIVGVAVLLALAAGAWLALQSPPPPEPAAIELEAPPPPPPPPSDAELSVETVPPGATVWLDGFRLGEAPVSGRFSAGERTLRVEAEGYVPYEAPLLLEPGGTRRLKVTLEPLPAAEAPAPAGPPKLVLRFTERAWVRVTTPEGAKLYEGIPKVGSELEFPLPVVVRTGNAAGVRAVLGGEDLGPMGGEGLVVERRFDAPAP, encoded by the coding sequence ATGTGCGAGATCGGTGGGATGCTGCGCGTGGCCCGCGAGGAGAGCGGTCGCTCGATCCGCGACTGGGCCCGCGAGCTGGGCATCAAGAGCGACTACCTGCGCGCCCTCGAGGAATGCCGCTTCGAGGACCTGCCCGAAGCGGTCCTGGCCAAAGGGCACCTGCGCCGCTACGCCGAGGCGCTGGGCCTCGACCCCGAGCCCCTGCTCGCGCAGTACCCGGTGCGGCCCACCTTCACCCCCGACGACGTCATCACCCCCGAGCGCCGGCGCGGCCGGCCCTGGCTCTGGATCGTCGGCGTCGCCGTGCTGCTGGCGCTCGCCGCCGGCGCCTGGCTGGCGCTGCAGAGCCCCCCGCCGCCCGAGCCCGCCGCCATCGAGCTGGAAGCGCCCCCACCCCCGCCGCCGCCCCCGAGCGACGCCGAGCTCTCGGTGGAGACGGTTCCCCCGGGCGCCACCGTCTGGCTCGACGGCTTCCGCCTGGGCGAGGCGCCGGTGAGCGGCCGCTTCTCGGCCGGCGAGCGCACGCTGCGGGTCGAAGCCGAAGGCTACGTCCCCTACGAAGCGCCGCTCCTGCTCGAGCCCGGCGGCACCCGCCGCCTCAAGGTCACGCTGGAACCCCTTCCCGCCGCCGAAGCCCCCGCGCCCGCGGGCCCGCCCAAGCTGGTGCTGCGCTTCACCGAGCGCGCCTGGGTGCGCGTCACCACCCCCGAAGGCGCCAAGCTCTACGAGGGCATCCCCAAGGTGGGCAGCGAGCTCGAGTTCCCCCTGCCCGTGGTGGTGCGCACCGGCAACGCCGCAGGGGTTCGGGCGGTCCTGGGCGGCGAGGACCTGGGCCCCATGGGCGGCGAGGGGCTGGTGGTGGAGCGCCGCTTCGACGCGCCCGCGCCCTAG
- the murI gene encoding glutamate racemase, which yields MSPDAHAPLEQPIGVFDSGVGGLTVLEALRRALPGRDFLYFGDTARVPYGSKPPELVRRFAWEISGFLLRQGAVALVVACNTASSVALADLARLGVPVTGVIDPAVAEAERYGHVGVIGTRATVASGAYQSRLEARGKRVWSLATPLFVPIVEEGLWSDGVAELVARHYLEGAPDDLEALILGCTHYPYLKPLLERLRPGLTLIDSAEPTARAVARSLPAGPGSGRVVHYVTGDPEAYRALAARLGVPAGEVRKVELGAL from the coding sequence ATGAGCCCAGATGCGCACGCCCCCCTCGAACAACCCATCGGCGTCTTCGACTCCGGCGTCGGCGGCCTGACCGTCCTCGAAGCCCTGCGCCGGGCCCTGCCCGGGCGCGACTTCCTCTACTTCGGCGACACCGCGCGGGTGCCCTACGGCTCGAAGCCGCCCGAGCTGGTGCGCCGCTTCGCCTGGGAGATCAGCGGCTTTTTGCTGCGCCAGGGGGCGGTGGCGCTGGTGGTGGCCTGCAACACCGCCTCGAGCGTGGCCCTCGCGGACCTCGCGCGCCTGGGGGTGCCCGTCACCGGCGTGATCGACCCCGCGGTGGCCGAGGCCGAGCGCTACGGCCACGTGGGCGTGATCGGCACCCGCGCCACGGTGGCCAGCGGCGCCTACCAGAGCCGGCTCGAGGCACGGGGGAAGCGGGTCTGGTCGCTGGCCACGCCGCTCTTCGTCCCCATCGTGGAGGAGGGGTTGTGGAGCGACGGGGTGGCCGAGCTGGTGGCGCGGCACTACCTGGAAGGCGCCCCGGACGACCTCGAGGCCCTGATCCTCGGCTGCACCCACTACCCCTACCTGAAGCCCCTGCTCGAGCGCCTGCGCCCCGGCCTGACGCTCATCGACTCGGCCGAACCCACGGCGCGCGCCGTGGCCCGCAGCCTGCCGGCGGGGCCGGGATCGGGACGGGTGGTCCACTACGTCACCGGCGACCCCGAGGCCTACCGTGCCCTGGCGGCGCGCCTGGGCGTGCCCGCCGGCGAGGTGCGTAAAGTAGAGTTAGGAGCGCTATGA